From one Rhopalosiphum padi isolate XX-2018 chromosome 2, ASM2088224v1, whole genome shotgun sequence genomic stretch:
- the LOC132922295 gene encoding uncharacterized protein LOC132922295, with protein sequence MDKIRRLHADLSELLRIFSTGFGQMLLGFFVFNYINIVISFFYIIQFRYDLCGTDIIGIVKRITPYLLCTQNSFLIMSIIIAASRVNDTKRKMISYLRLIRISSLAVDTKLQVKMFMNQLTVFNMDEISAFGIFNINLNLVMAIIILLITGLTTLLQMKNDSNMIQYMNNTIFFYKNVSKPS encoded by the exons ATGGATAAGATTCGTCGGCTACACGCTGATTTATCTGAGCTGTTGAGAATATTCAGTACGGGTTTCGGACAAATGCTCTTGGGTTTCTTCGTAttcaattacattaatatagtgATCTCCTTTTTCTACATAATTCAATTTAGGTATGACTTATGTGGGACCGATATCATTGGTATTGTGAAACGAATAACCCCATACTTGTTATGTacacaaaattcatttttaattatgtccATAATCATTGCAGCATCTCGTGTGAACGATACG AAAAGGAAGATGATTTCATATTTACGGTTGATTAGAATTTCAAGTTTAGCTGTAGATACAAAACtccaa GTGAAAATGTTCATGAACCAACTAACAGTTTTTAATATGGATGAAATATCAGCTTTtggaattttcaatattaatttgaatcttGTTATGGCA ATCATTATTCTACTTATAACTGGATTGACAACATTGTTACAGATGAAAAACGATTCAAATATGATACAGTatatgaataatacaatatttttttataaaaatgtttctaaacCATCCTAA
- the LOC132919364 gene encoding reversion-inducing cysteine-rich protein with Kazal motifs: MIRIICKTPDHSIMLIVYLLLVLCAGRLIDAEKAKCCGRVTGNCKRACEQLAVLQEYPKDKIAGRITDFYNHCSAKNVRHVEWCMSSSAQDTEIKWLDAARKCCDVARSDGCQLSCLDRNAGSRSVHRDCQDETDFFNCLQHQQVKDTCCGDKTDAAQCQIACEKFLANTPSINRHAANQEILDLCSADRRDTRSATTATTSVELHRRCTRNTTARQPSSDGHKYLHCCKLAADTQCEQACQDSLRRKFDSDVEAVDSLEGRGCGPPSLDDRFWQCFLQSERAEQKDTSAPAPMSQIEKLGMDSVKLHCCEKATIAGCRKLCLKTFTNEWSSSWNDFNFECLSHPNEDRLLKCLDDVEEPCDLGCDGLNYCTAFNNRPTELFRSCSPQTDEAAHYDVTLWRQRGTITLFNYELPLKNITKCMPDSWKAVACILQIRPCTRQTHVNKICRDDCLELLSTCLDWTNSAPGMSANALCARLSPDSGPCVPLGAFAELGAPRPQSPRLQHNRQTDVIQNTAVDLPEVTTPCKRNPCAPGSVCLVNRGCRIGRGCKPYRCVAGCKAGEVSHFLVPEDSYARIPTFNGQKGCVKICLCTKKGIEKCQQVPCSQMQSCWLVGKPIDHGSTFEMDCNTCNCFAGEITCTKKHCEPTTVNAVSRYRHTGLPCNCAPHHVPVCGSNGNTYPNSCLAKCAGLSDVDLKFGTCWSDDPCAGDHTCRSDERCVPARQVCLSMLKKSCVQYKCVSEKISCEDAAKGVVCDTDDVEHSNMCHLLRSGKTLAYNGPCLVGCNSTGSVCGVDGNTYPSECAAFAESASVDYPGPCASSGFIGHNGRPYCAAKGAVDCPKLPQKGCLGITPPGACCPKCAGALRLLFSQKQVDRVMHTLKKPSVNALNTKSILRALDRHVLVAECVVRGHLTMYQDLLVLVESTVRNPTRLQLEACIMESEKLSTLVETSSPRVTIDLSLSTLISASPVHEMVADDDADAAADAPGRRSSVAIAAVTLILTVLIR, translated from the exons GTCCGGCACGTTGAATGGTGTATGTCGTCTTCGGCTCAag ATACCGAGATAAAGTGGCTGGATGCGGCTAGGAAGTGCTGCGACGTGGCCAGGTCGGATGGCTGCCAACTGTCCTGTTTAGACCGAAACGCCGGGTCCCGGTCGGTGCACAGGGACTGCCAAGACGAAACAGATTTCTTTAATTGTCTACAACACCAACAG GTCAAAGATACGTGTTGTGGCGACAAGACGGACGCGGCGCAGTGTCAGATCGCGTGCGAGAAATTCCTAGCCAACACGCCATCCATCAACCGACACGCAGCCAACCAGGAAATTCTCGATCTGTGCTCGGCCGATCGTCGGGACACGCGTTCCGCCACCACAGCCACCACATCGGTCGAGTTGCACCGCCGGTGTACCCGAAATACAACCGCCAGACAACCGTCGTCCGACGGACACAAAT ACCTGCACTGCTGCAAGTTGGCCGCGGACACGCAGTGCGAACAGGCCTGTCAGGACAGTCTGCGCCGAAAGTTCGACTCAGACGTCGAGGCAGTCGACAGTTTGGAGGGCAGAGGATGCGGACCGCCGTCGTTGGAC GACCGGTTTTGGCAATGTTTCTTGCAAAGCGAACGGGCCGAGCAGAAAGATACGTCGGCGCCTGCACCGATGTCACAAATAGAGAAACTCGGCATGGATAGCGTGAAACTACATTGTTGTGAAAAGGCAACAATAGCGGGATGTCGCAAACTTTGCTTGAAAACGTTTACAAATGAATGGTCTTCATCGTGGAACGACTTTAATTTCGAATGTTTGTCGCATCCTAACGAAGATCGATTGCTCAAGTGTTTGGACGACG TCGAAGAACCATGTGATCTGGGCTGCGACGGCCTAAACTACTGTACGGCATTCAACAACCGGCCCACTGAGCTTTTCCGGAGTTGTTCGCCGCAGACGGACGAGGCGGCACACTACGACGTCACGTTGTGGCGTCAGCGCGGCACCATCACGCTGTTCAACTACGAGCTACCGCTGAAAAACATCACCAAGTGCATGCCCGACAGTTGGAAAGCAGTCGCCTGCATCCTACAGATAAGGCCGTGCACTAGGCAAACGCACGTCAACAAAATCTGTCG CGACGACTGTCTGGAGCTGTTGAGCACGTGCCTGGACTGGACAAACTCGGCGCCGGGAATGTCGGCGAACGCACTTTGCGCGCGACTGTCGCCCGACTCCGGGCCGTGCGTGCCGCTCGGAGCATTCGCCGAACTCGGGGCACCCCGGCCGCAGTCACCGCGGCTACAACACAACCGCCAGACGGACGTCATACAGAACACGGCGGTGGACTTGCCGGAGGTGACCACCCCGTGCAAGCGGAATCCGTGCGCCCCGGGCTCGGTATGCCTGGTCAACAGAGGCTGCAGGATTGGCCGTGGGTGTAAGCCGTACCGGTGCGTGGCTGGATGCAAGGCGGGCGAGGTGTCGCACTTCCTCGTGCCAGAAGACTCGTACGCTCGCATACCCACGTTCAACGGTCAAAAGGGCTGCGTCAAGATCTGCCTGTGCACGAAGAAGGGCATCGAAAAATGTCAGCAGGTACCCTGTTCACAGATGCAGTCCTGTTGGTTGGTCGGCAAACCGATTg ACCACGGATCCACGTTCGAGATGGATTGCAACACGTGCAACTGCTTCGCTGGTGAAATCACTTGCACAAAGAAACATTGCGAACCCACGACCGTCAACGCCGTATCCCGGTATAGACACACCGGATTGCCGTGCAACTGCGCTCCTCACCACGTGCCCGTCTGTGGTTCCAACGGCAACACTTACCCCAACTCGTGTCTAGCCAA GTGTGCCGGCCTATCTGACGTGGACCTCAAGTTCGGCACATGTTGGAGCGACGATCCTTGCGCCGGCGATCACACTTGTCGATCGGACGAGAGGTGCGTGCCCGCCCGTCAGGTGTGCTTATCAATGTTGAAGAAATCTTGTGTTCAATACAAATGCG TTTCAGAAAAGATATCATGCGAAGACGCAGCTAAAGGTGTGGTATGCGATACGGACGACGTGGAACACTCTAACATGTGCCACTTATTACGGTCTGGCAAAACGCTAGCCTACAACGGCCCATGCCTA GTGGGATGCAATTCGACGGGAAGCGTATGTGGCGTGGATGGCAATACTTATCCATCTGAGTGCGCGGCCTTTGCGGAATCGGCGAGCGTTGACTACCCAGGACCGTGTGCATCTTCCGGGTTCATCGGACACAACGGTCGGCCGTATTGTGCTGCAAAGGGCGCAGTAGACTGCCCGAAACTGCCCCAAAAAGGATGTCTGGGTATCACTCCTCCCGGGGCTTGCTGTCCCAAATGCGCCGGAGCTCTGCGTCTACTTTTTAG TCAGAAACAAGTCGACCGGGTGATGCATACTCTGAAAAAGCCTTCGGTGAACGCGCTGAACACAAAGTCTATACTCCGGGCTTTGGACAGGCACGTGCTGGTGGCCGAATGCGTGGTCCGTGGCCACCTGACCATGTACCAAGACCTGCTGGTGCTGGTCGAGTCCACGGTCCGGAACCCAACCAGGCTGCAACTGGAAGCTTGCATCATGGAATCGGAGAAACTGTCCACACTGGTGGAAACATCAAGTCCCCGGGTCACGATCGACCTGAGTCTCAGCACGCTCATCTCGGCCAGTCCAGTTCACGAGATGGTCGCGGACGACGATGCCGACGCCGCTGCCGACGCACCCGGTCGCCGGTCCAGTGTCGCCATCGCCGCCGTGACGCTGATTCTGACTGTGCTCATtcgctaa